In Sulfuracidifex metallicus DSM 6482 = JCM 9184, a single window of DNA contains:
- a CDS encoding DsrE family protein, translated as MGEKFSFFMVSGDLEKLYMGIITAIGYVSGGSEVYMFFTMDALKSLTKENEKMLLNNAKPLSYYLNSLIELGEESLEIAACEFGMRVKGIKEEDLMPKVKVSGVSEFAFKSSNSKSILVF; from the coding sequence ATGGGTGAAAAGTTTTCATTCTTCATGGTTTCAGGAGATTTGGAAAAATTATACATGGGAATAATAACTGCTATTGGATATGTCTCAGGAGGTAGCGAAGTTTATATGTTCTTCACGATGGATGCTTTAAAAAGCTTAACAAAGGAAAACGAAAAAATGCTTCTAAATAACGCTAAACCCCTTTCTTACTACCTTAACAGCCTAATAGAGTTAGGTGAAGAGAGTTTAGAGATAGCAGCTTGTGAATTCGGAATGAGAGTTAAAGGAATTAAGGAGGAGGATCTGATGCCTAAAGTTAAGGTAAGCGGAGTCTCAGAATTTGCCTTCAAGAGCTCCAACTCCAAGTCAATACTTGTTTTTTAA
- a CDS encoding sulfurtransferase TusA family protein, with amino-acid sequence MKVEVNLMGLCCSVPQLIVYSKLKKMKEGDLLDIIVEKGSSQEHDIMMVLQKFGFRTEVSEKDDCRRYLVHVGDLGEITSSFT; translated from the coding sequence ATGAAGGTGGAAGTTAATTTAATGGGACTTTGTTGTTCAGTTCCACAGCTGATCGTTTATTCAAAGTTAAAGAAAATGAAGGAAGGAGACCTTCTAGATATAATTGTTGAGAAAGGATCATCTCAAGAACATGACATTATGATGGTATTACAGAAATTCGGTTTTAGGACAGAAGTATCAGAAAAGGATGACTGTAGACGCTACTTAGTTCACGTGGGAGACTTAGGTGAAATAACGTCAAGTTTTACCTGA
- a CDS encoding sulfurtransferase TusA family protein, producing MSEELKTKKPDEVVDVRGESCPIPEMTAGKKLKKMKVGQVLEILTDHQPAVDVTLPSLAKSNGYPYTIIKEGEVYKFRIQKVS from the coding sequence ATGAGTGAAGAACTCAAAACTAAAAAGCCGGACGAAGTGGTGGATGTTAGAGGTGAATCATGTCCTATTCCAGAGATGACCGCTGGTAAAAAATTAAAGAAAATGAAGGTTGGTCAGGTTTTAGAGATCCTGACCGATCACCAGCCCGCGGTTGACGTTACCTTACCGTCTCTAGCTAAGTCTAATGGGTATCCTTACACTATAATAAAAGAAGGGGAGGTATACAAGTTTAGGATTCAAAAGGTGAGCTAA
- a CDS encoding DsrE-related protein, whose translation MIIPQLEEGRHGVGVSGMFFIDNNVYLLMKGNPIAERLSSLSKSMGIYLQACDQCTFMRNLADKLIEEARIGCFPDFYKAILDKTDLIVTI comes from the coding sequence ATGATAATACCACAACTTGAGGAGGGGAGACATGGTGTAGGTGTCTCTGGCATGTTCTTCATTGATAACAACGTTTACTTGCTCATGAAGGGTAACCCTATAGCTGAAAGGCTCTCTTCGCTCAGTAAATCCATGGGAATTTACCTTCAAGCCTGCGATCAATGTACGTTTATGAGAAACCTTGCAGATAAACTGATAGAAGAGGCAAGGATCGGATGCTTTCCAGACTTTTATAAAGCAATTCTAGATAAGACAGACCTAATAGTTACAATTTAA
- a CDS encoding YeeE/YedE family protein has product MVLEPVFSYGWPIVFGVFALSGFILGWSAQRGNYCFVNAMTSVFTVRSYERFGALLLLFGLSALGAGLLVGIGLIPASDQYYFNYFGGWYILVGSIIFGFGAALAGGCNLSMLYRAASGYVQNWIELFGMMIGTYIFAIAIWPFQLYTMENGIFSTTSGGYVEYLPYLIFHNVSNLSVMITTLIYSIPLIGLGIYLQIRTKKKWKMMSSMSKGMMPSIPKIKAMGSPVPTSIKRMEIGKEAKDLLFLKKPYGTNLTTVILALDMLLVFVIGAGYTFNYLVITSSDGGRFFEYILFLFGQHLFLTTPWFNDSLPIVDTSTLMVVMLCVGAFFSSYLSGDFKIRIPKEKKRLFIGFVGGILVGIGVRMALGCNVGLMWTNFAQIGYDGIIFIFGMLGGVYLAVKVQERL; this is encoded by the coding sequence ATGGTGCTAGAGCCGGTTTTTTCTTACGGCTGGCCCATTGTTTTTGGAGTTTTCGCACTTTCAGGATTCATTTTAGGCTGGTCAGCACAGAGAGGTAACTATTGCTTCGTCAACGCAATGACTTCGGTTTTTACGGTAAGAAGTTATGAGAGGTTCGGCGCACTTCTTCTGCTCTTCGGTTTATCAGCCTTAGGTGCAGGGTTGCTGGTAGGGATAGGACTTATTCCCGCTAGCGATCAATATTACTTCAATTACTTCGGAGGATGGTACATCCTCGTTGGATCTATAATATTCGGCTTCGGAGCTGCTCTGGCTGGAGGGTGCAATTTATCTATGTTGTATAGGGCAGCTTCTGGATACGTGCAAAACTGGATAGAGCTCTTTGGCATGATGATAGGAACGTATATTTTCGCCATAGCTATATGGCCTTTCCAGCTCTACACAATGGAGAATGGAATTTTCTCCACAACGTCAGGAGGATACGTGGAGTATCTACCCTACCTTATATTCCATAATGTTTCTAACTTGTCGGTCATGATAACAACACTTATCTACTCGATTCCTCTAATAGGATTAGGAATTTATTTACAGATTAGAACAAAAAAGAAGTGGAAGATGATGAGTTCCATGTCAAAGGGAATGATGCCATCCATTCCGAAGATAAAAGCTATGGGATCTCCTGTTCCTACTTCAATAAAGAGAATGGAAATAGGGAAAGAGGCGAAGGACTTATTATTTTTGAAGAAACCTTACGGAACTAACCTTACTACGGTAATTCTAGCTTTAGATATGTTGCTAGTTTTCGTAATAGGTGCGGGATATACTTTTAACTATTTGGTAATTACGTCGTCCGATGGGGGAAGATTCTTTGAATATATTTTGTTCCTTTTTGGGCAGCACTTGTTTCTTACTACTCCATGGTTTAACGACTCTCTCCCAATAGTTGATACCAGCACCTTAATGGTAGTGATGCTTTGTGTGGGAGCGTTCTTCTCCTCATACTTAAGTGGAGACTTCAAAATAAGGATACCAAAGGAAAAGAAGAGATTATTTATAGGCTTCGTTGGAGGAATTCTAGTTGGAATAGGTGTCAGAATGGCACTAGGATGCAACGTAGGACTAATGTGGACTAACTTCGCGCAGATAGGCTACGACGGAATAATATTCATATTTGGCATGTTGGGAGGAGTCTATTTAGCGGTAAAAGTTCAGGAGAGGTTATAA
- a CDS encoding sulfurtransferase TusA family protein, translating into MRARINPEHIDVFKDIKKSALVYGLREVKKMDYGYSAKLRWMSSSLNVFAYVKGNQVKIVEENGKFVVTVDLAVDAEVKVDCVSISSIVFKPMEWRIAKNLEKYSSFLNNVNNVKSMKERKTRIQLFASTPMRRLDLRGVTCPVPEIETKKAILSAKPYETIEVLVDNPPAIMYTLPEVAKSFNCKYEIEDNGDYATFTFICGGTADTPIDLSRVKDIIRDERGIGKLYMYFNKIKEERNVESFLPSFLEAEGKAMIVASPEGRGWLLTAVIEGNKLISARLDYGNTKLFDEDAINMVTGNVGLIHIFYLIHDDSEGKNHKDSDSNEGGS; encoded by the coding sequence TTGAGGGCTAGAATTAACCCAGAACACATTGACGTGTTCAAGGACATAAAGAAGAGTGCATTAGTTTACGGACTTAGGGAAGTGAAGAAAATGGACTACGGATACTCAGCTAAGTTAAGATGGATGAGTTCGTCTTTGAATGTGTTCGCGTATGTTAAAGGAAACCAAGTTAAGATAGTTGAGGAGAACGGAAAGTTCGTAGTCACGGTTGATCTTGCAGTAGATGCTGAAGTTAAGGTAGATTGTGTCTCAATTTCATCGATTGTTTTCAAGCCCATGGAGTGGAGAATAGCTAAGAATTTGGAGAAGTATTCTTCCTTTTTGAACAATGTGAATAACGTAAAGTCCATGAAGGAAAGGAAAACTCGAATACAACTTTTCGCTTCTACACCCATGAGACGGCTTGACTTGAGGGGAGTGACATGCCCTGTCCCTGAGATAGAGACGAAGAAGGCTATACTCTCAGCAAAACCATATGAAACAATAGAGGTTCTAGTAGATAATCCCCCTGCAATAATGTACACGCTTCCAGAGGTAGCCAAAAGCTTCAACTGTAAATACGAAATAGAGGACAACGGAGATTATGCAACGTTCACGTTCATTTGCGGTGGAACTGCTGACACTCCAATTGATTTATCTAGAGTAAAAGATATAATTAGAGATGAAAGAGGAATAGGAAAACTTTACATGTACTTCAACAAAATAAAGGAAGAAAGAAATGTGGAATCTTTCCTTCCTTCGTTTCTAGAAGCCGAAGGAAAGGCCATGATAGTTGCGTCCCCCGAGGGAAGAGGATGGTTATTAACTGCAGTGATTGAAGGCAACAAGTTAATATCTGCAAGGCTAGACTACGGAAACACTAAGCTATTTGATGAGGACGCAATAAACATGGTTACAGGAAATGTTGGGTTGATACACATTTTCTATTTGATACATGATGACTCTGAAGGAAAAAATCATAAGGACAGTGATTCTAATGAAGGTGGAAGTTAA